A genomic region of Chlorobaculum parvum NCIB 8327 contains the following coding sequences:
- the mce gene encoding methylmalonyl-CoA epimerase: protein MIDRIDHIAIAVQDLNSAVDTFVAVLGCERSSVTIHEVPAEKVRVAFIPVGQTKIELLEPLGDDGAIAKFLSKNGEGMHHIALATDDLNRETERAAGLGLTPLGEPSEGANDKRIVFLHPRQTSHVLVEYVEPKSPHQPSQQS, encoded by the coding sequence ATGATCGACCGGATCGACCACATCGCCATCGCCGTCCAGGACCTCAACAGCGCGGTCGACACCTTTGTCGCCGTGCTGGGCTGCGAGCGCTCAAGCGTGACCATCCACGAGGTTCCGGCAGAGAAGGTGCGCGTAGCCTTCATTCCTGTCGGCCAGACCAAAATCGAACTGCTCGAACCGCTTGGCGACGATGGCGCAATTGCTAAATTCCTGTCGAAAAACGGCGAAGGGATGCACCATATCGCCTTGGCGACGGACGACCTCAACCGCGAAACCGAGCGTGCCGCCGGGCTTGGCCTGACGCCGCTCGGCGAGCCGTCGGAGGGCGCGAACGACAAACGGATCGTCTTTCTCCATCCTCGCCAGACCAGCCATGTTCTTGTGGAATACGTGGAACCGAAGTCTCCCCATCAACCCAGTCAACAATCGTGA
- a CDS encoding propionyl-CoA synthetase, translating into MSPSYNETHRQSIENPEQFWGELAEDFHWYKRWNKVLDDSNPPFYRWFAGGVTNTCYNALDRHVDEGNGNLTAVIYDSPVTGTIEKFTYREFRDKVALFAGALQARGVRKGDRVIIYMPMIPEALVAMLACARLGAIHSVVFGGFASHELAVRIDDCKPKVIVSASCGIEHGKIIDYKRLLDFAIELAHFKPEICIIHQREQLKAELNEERDLTWKQALLGVAPAQCTPVESTDPLYILYTSGTTGQPKGIVRDNGGHMVAMKWSMESVYNVKPGEVFWAASDVGWVVGHSYIVYAPLLHGCTTIVFEGKPVGTPDPGTFWRIISEHDVSVLFTAPTAFRAIKKEDPDGKYIKRYNFSNFRTLFLAGERADPDTVRWAENHLQVPVIDHWWQTETGWAIAANCQGIEPGPVKYGSASKAVPGYDVKVLNEAHEELPPGTMGDIVVKLPLPPGTMTTLWRADLRFVESYMQNFPGYYQTSDAGYIDEDGYIYIMSRTDDIINVAGHRLSTGAIEAELCEHPDVAESAVIGVHDDLKGEVPLGFLVLKSGVDTPPEMIVKHVIEYVRENIGPVASFKQAIIVKRLPKTRSGKILRATMRKIANSEEYTMPPTIDDPAILDEIKEALQTIGYAKSST; encoded by the coding sequence ATGTCACCATCCTATAACGAGACTCACCGCCAATCGATCGAAAACCCGGAACAGTTCTGGGGCGAACTTGCCGAAGATTTCCACTGGTACAAACGGTGGAACAAGGTGCTCGACGACTCGAATCCGCCTTTCTACCGCTGGTTCGCAGGCGGCGTGACCAACACCTGCTACAACGCCCTCGACCGGCATGTGGATGAGGGCAACGGCAACCTGACCGCGGTCATCTACGACAGCCCCGTCACCGGCACCATCGAAAAGTTCACCTACCGCGAGTTCCGCGACAAGGTGGCACTCTTCGCCGGAGCGCTTCAGGCGCGCGGCGTGCGCAAGGGCGACAGGGTGATTATCTACATGCCGATGATTCCCGAAGCGCTCGTGGCGATGCTCGCCTGCGCCCGGCTTGGCGCGATTCACTCGGTGGTTTTCGGCGGCTTCGCCTCGCACGAGCTTGCCGTACGCATCGACGACTGCAAGCCCAAGGTGATCGTTTCGGCCTCCTGCGGCATCGAGCACGGCAAAATCATCGACTACAAACGCCTGCTCGACTTCGCCATCGAGCTGGCGCACTTCAAGCCAGAAATCTGCATCATCCACCAGCGCGAGCAGCTCAAGGCGGAGCTGAACGAGGAGCGCGACCTGACCTGGAAGCAGGCGCTGCTCGGCGTCGCGCCGGCGCAGTGCACGCCGGTGGAATCGACCGACCCGCTCTATATTCTTTACACCTCCGGCACCACCGGCCAGCCGAAGGGCATCGTGCGCGACAACGGCGGCCACATGGTGGCAATGAAGTGGTCGATGGAGAGCGTCTACAACGTCAAGCCGGGCGAGGTGTTCTGGGCGGCCAGCGACGTCGGCTGGGTGGTCGGTCACTCCTACATCGTCTATGCGCCGCTGCTGCACGGTTGCACGACGATTGTGTTCGAGGGCAAGCCGGTCGGCACACCCGATCCCGGCACTTTCTGGCGCATTATCAGCGAGCACGACGTCTCGGTGCTCTTCACGGCGCCGACTGCGTTCCGCGCGATCAAGAAGGAGGATCCCGACGGCAAGTACATCAAGCGCTACAACTTCTCGAACTTCCGGACGCTCTTCCTCGCCGGTGAACGCGCCGACCCCGACACCGTGCGCTGGGCGGAGAACCACTTGCAGGTTCCGGTAATCGACCACTGGTGGCAGACCGAAACCGGCTGGGCCATCGCGGCCAACTGCCAGGGCATCGAGCCCGGCCCGGTCAAGTACGGTTCCGCATCGAAGGCAGTACCAGGCTACGACGTCAAGGTGCTCAACGAGGCGCACGAAGAGCTGCCGCCCGGCACGATGGGCGACATCGTCGTCAAGCTGCCGTTGCCTCCGGGGACGATGACCACGCTCTGGCGAGCCGACCTGCGCTTCGTCGAGAGCTACATGCAGAACTTCCCCGGCTACTACCAGACCAGCGACGCGGGTTACATCGACGAGGATGGTTACATCTACATCATGTCGCGGACGGACGACATCATCAACGTCGCAGGCCATCGCCTCTCGACCGGGGCCATCGAGGCTGAACTGTGCGAACACCCGGACGTCGCCGAAAGCGCGGTCATCGGCGTCCATGACGACCTCAAGGGCGAAGTGCCGCTCGGCTTCCTCGTGCTCAAGTCGGGCGTCGATACACCGCCGGAGATGATCGTCAAGCATGTCATCGAGTACGTGCGCGAGAACATCGGCCCGGTCGCCTCGTTCAAGCAGGCGATCATCGTCAAGCGCCTGCCCAAAACCCGCTCGGGGAAAATCCTGCGAGCCACGATGCGCAAAATCGCCAACAGCGAAGAGTACACCATGCCGCCGACCATCGACGATCCGGCCATCCTCGACGAAATCAAAGAGGCGCTCCAGACCATCGGCTACGCAAAATCGTCAACCTGA
- a CDS encoding carboxyl transferase domain-containing protein, whose translation MKHFFLPFEKTNGFSYSAKSIERLSEYEKYQLSFHPERPKYLDYLAVFDNVEECLANDLHGSRLIQTHRADLHRSGKAWPVMLIGQQSGPTSDFVELTRIMQDQDEMRRWNQGMPTPAAFDKAIEAIDIAEREGRTIITVIDTAGADPTEESEAGGIAWKIGRCMQALAEATVPTISVIINRGCSGGAIALTGCDAVLAMEYSTYLVISPEACSSILFRTRDKANLAAEISQITSKEGFSNGIVDELIGEPAGPAHRFPAEALESFREVVGRRIEAFGKAPLDSLQQRRIERWEKIGEWNETTEEAITAYEKPVSCFIPAPKKGLFIKRHKHCRNEHKREIIDPVLYKKLLADNFICDTCGVRYTRLSAHDYIGLLLDCGSFAKHPETRYIIDRDILEFPDYADKLREERVKNGITTALITGDGTVDGREVVLCATSFGFLGGSFCMSTGEKVWRAAKIAIEKRRPLIIQAAGGGARMHEGCSSMVSIPKIHLALSLVEQAGLPLITIVTDPTLGGVAIGFGSRGIRIFEHNAGNIGFSGKRVIEQYTGKKTSKEFQTTGWLQSKGYVDMVAHPLELKSRIAGIIDNWTQR comes from the coding sequence GTGAAACACTTCTTCCTGCCTTTCGAGAAAACCAACGGGTTCAGCTACAGCGCCAAATCAATCGAACGGCTGTCGGAATACGAAAAATACCAGCTCTCGTTTCACCCCGAACGTCCGAAATACCTCGACTACCTGGCGGTTTTCGACAACGTGGAGGAGTGCCTTGCAAACGATCTTCACGGCAGTCGCCTGATCCAGACCCACCGCGCCGACCTGCATCGCAGTGGAAAGGCTTGGCCGGTGATGCTGATCGGCCAGCAGTCTGGGCCGACCTCCGACTTCGTGGAGCTGACCCGAATCATGCAGGATCAGGATGAAATGCGCCGCTGGAACCAGGGCATGCCGACCCCGGCTGCGTTCGACAAGGCGATCGAGGCCATCGACATCGCCGAGCGCGAAGGCCGCACGATCATCACGGTAATTGACACGGCCGGAGCCGACCCGACCGAAGAGTCAGAGGCTGGTGGAATCGCATGGAAAATCGGGCGCTGCATGCAGGCGCTCGCCGAGGCGACCGTGCCGACCATCTCGGTCATCATCAACCGCGGATGCAGTGGAGGAGCCATCGCCCTCACCGGCTGCGACGCCGTGCTCGCGATGGAGTACTCGACCTACCTCGTCATCTCGCCTGAAGCCTGCTCGTCGATCCTGTTTCGCACGCGCGACAAGGCGAACCTCGCGGCCGAGATTTCGCAAATCACCTCGAAGGAGGGATTCAGCAACGGCATCGTGGACGAGCTGATTGGCGAACCGGCAGGCCCGGCGCATCGCTTCCCCGCCGAGGCGCTCGAATCGTTCCGCGAAGTTGTCGGTCGCCGGATCGAGGCGTTCGGCAAAGCCCCGCTCGACTCGCTTCAGCAGCGGCGTATCGAGCGGTGGGAGAAGATCGGCGAGTGGAATGAAACCACCGAAGAAGCCATCACAGCTTACGAAAAGCCGGTTTCATGCTTCATCCCGGCACCAAAAAAGGGACTCTTCATCAAACGCCACAAGCATTGCCGGAACGAGCACAAACGGGAAATTATCGATCCGGTGCTGTACAAAAAACTGCTGGCCGACAACTTCATCTGCGACACCTGTGGCGTGCGCTACACCCGCCTGAGCGCGCATGACTACATCGGCCTGCTCCTCGACTGCGGCTCATTCGCGAAGCACCCGGAGACGCGCTACATCATCGACCGCGACATTCTGGAGTTCCCGGACTATGCCGACAAGCTGCGCGAGGAGCGCGTAAAAAACGGCATAACAACGGCGCTCATCACCGGCGACGGCACGGTTGACGGACGCGAGGTTGTGCTGTGCGCGACCAGCTTCGGCTTTCTCGGCGGCTCGTTCTGCATGTCCACCGGCGAAAAGGTTTGGCGAGCCGCGAAAATCGCAATCGAGAAGCGCCGCCCGCTCATCATCCAGGCGGCAGGTGGCGGCGCGCGAATGCACGAAGGGTGCTCCTCAATGGTGAGCATTCCGAAGATTCATCTGGCGCTCTCGCTCGTCGAACAGGCAGGACTTCCGCTCATCACCATCGTCACCGACCCGACACTCGGCGGCGTGGCCATCGGCTTCGGCTCGCGCGGCATCCGGATTTTCGAGCACAACGCGGGCAACATCGGCTTTTCCGGCAAGCGCGTCATCGAGCAGTACACCGGCAAAAAAACCTCGAAGGAGTTCCAGACAACCGGCTGGCTTCAGTCAAAAGGCTACGTCGATATGGTTGCTCACCCGCTCGAATTGAAAAGCCGTATCGCCGGAATCATTGATAACTGGACGCAACGTTGA
- the scpA gene encoding methylmalonyl-CoA mutase, translating into MRPDFSRIDPFVAAAPATPRTSSEAWETPEGISVHASYGTPTEPTPDFAPGFPPFLAGPYASMYTSRPWTIRQYAGFSTAEESNRFYRQNLAAGQKGLSVAFDLPTHRGYDSDHPRVVGDVGKAGVAIDTVEEMKILFDGIPLDDISVSMTMNGAVLPVMAFYIVAAEEQGVPPEKLSGTIQNDILKEFMVRNTYIYPPAPSMKIIADIFRFTSERMPKFNSISISGYHMQEAGATADLELAFTLADGLEYIRTGLAAGLDIDAFAPRLSFFWGIGMNYFMEIAKLRAARLLWSKIVAQFNPKNPKSLMLRSHCQTSGWSLTEQDPFNNVARTTVEAMAAALGHTQSLHTNALDEAIALPSVFSARIARNTQLYLQEETDITKAIDPWSGSYYVEELTRQLAEKAWTIIEEIEATGGMVKAIEQGLPKMRIEQAATRKQARIDSGKETIVGVNAFRTESKSEIELLEVDNTAVLQQQLARLKEVKGKRDGEAVQRSLEALERCAETGEGNLLALSVEAARNRATLGEISSALEKVFGRYRATTSLNTTVYQSQMQDNPLFEQAQKLADSFAEHEGRRPRIMVSKVGQDGHDRGAKVIAAAFADIGFDVDISPLFQTPEEIVQQALDNDVHIVGISSLAGGHKTLVPQVVEGLKEARREDILVIAGGVIPERDYDYLYERGVAGVFGPGTVIAEAAIKLLKLLLEQHK; encoded by the coding sequence ATGAGACCCGATTTTTCCCGTATCGATCCTTTCGTGGCAGCGGCCCCGGCAACGCCTCGTACCAGCAGTGAAGCTTGGGAAACGCCGGAGGGCATTTCAGTTCACGCGAGCTACGGCACTCCGACGGAACCAACGCCCGACTTCGCGCCGGGATTTCCGCCCTTCCTCGCCGGGCCGTACGCCAGCATGTACACCTCGCGTCCGTGGACGATCCGGCAGTACGCGGGCTTTTCGACCGCTGAGGAGTCGAACCGCTTCTACCGCCAGAACCTCGCGGCGGGGCAGAAAGGGTTGTCGGTCGCCTTCGATCTGCCGACCCATCGCGGCTACGACTCCGACCATCCGCGCGTCGTCGGCGACGTCGGCAAGGCGGGCGTAGCCATCGACACGGTCGAGGAGATGAAGATTCTCTTCGACGGCATTCCGCTCGACGACATCTCGGTTTCGATGACGATGAACGGCGCGGTGCTGCCGGTAATGGCGTTTTACATCGTGGCTGCCGAGGAGCAGGGCGTCCCACCGGAAAAGCTGAGCGGCACCATCCAGAACGACATCCTCAAAGAGTTCATGGTGCGCAACACCTACATCTACCCGCCTGCACCGTCGATGAAGATCATCGCCGACATCTTCCGGTTCACGAGCGAGCGGATGCCGAAGTTCAACTCGATCAGCATTTCAGGCTACCACATGCAGGAGGCAGGCGCGACCGCCGACCTTGAACTCGCCTTCACGCTGGCCGACGGGTTGGAGTACATCCGCACGGGCCTTGCCGCCGGACTCGACATCGACGCCTTCGCGCCGCGTTTGTCGTTCTTCTGGGGCATCGGCATGAACTACTTCATGGAGATCGCCAAGCTCCGTGCCGCGCGGCTGCTCTGGTCGAAAATCGTCGCGCAGTTCAATCCGAAGAATCCGAAATCGCTCATGCTGCGCTCGCACTGCCAGACCTCTGGCTGGAGCCTCACCGAGCAGGATCCGTTCAACAACGTCGCCCGCACCACCGTCGAGGCAATGGCCGCCGCGCTCGGCCACACGCAGTCGCTGCACACCAACGCGCTCGACGAAGCGATTGCCCTGCCCTCGGTCTTTTCGGCGCGAATCGCCCGCAACACGCAGCTCTATTTACAGGAAGAGACCGACATCACCAAAGCGATTGACCCGTGGAGCGGCTCCTATTACGTCGAGGAGCTGACGCGCCAGCTCGCCGAAAAAGCGTGGACGATTATCGAAGAGATCGAGGCCACAGGCGGCATGGTGAAGGCAATCGAGCAGGGGTTGCCAAAGATGCGCATCGAACAAGCCGCCACGCGCAAGCAGGCACGCATCGACAGCGGCAAGGAAACAATCGTCGGCGTCAACGCATTCCGGACCGAAAGCAAGAGTGAAATCGAACTGCTCGAAGTTGATAACACCGCCGTGCTTCAGCAGCAGCTCGCGCGGCTCAAAGAGGTGAAAGGCAAGCGCGATGGCGAGGCGGTGCAACGCTCGCTCGAAGCGCTCGAACGGTGCGCTGAAACCGGAGAAGGCAACCTGCTCGCCCTCTCGGTCGAGGCCGCCCGCAATCGAGCCACGCTCGGCGAAATTTCCTCAGCACTCGAAAAGGTTTTCGGACGCTACCGCGCGACCACGAGCCTCAACACCACCGTATACCAGTCGCAGATGCAGGACAATCCCCTTTTCGAACAGGCACAAAAACTGGCCGATTCCTTCGCCGAACACGAAGGCCGTCGCCCGCGCATCATGGTGTCCAAGGTCGGCCAGGACGGCCACGATCGAGGTGCAAAAGTGATCGCCGCCGCCTTTGCCGACATCGGCTTCGACGTCGATATTTCTCCGCTCTTCCAGACGCCGGAGGAGATCGTGCAGCAGGCGCTCGACAACGACGTGCACATCGTCGGCATTTCAAGCCTCGCTGGTGGGCACAAAACGCTGGTGCCGCAGGTGGTCGAAGGATTAAAGGAGGCGCGACGCGAGGATATTCTGGTGATCGCTGGTGGCGTCATTCCTGAACGCGATTACGACTACCTCTACGAACGCGGCGTGGCGGGCGTCTTCGGCCCCGGCACGGTGATCGCTGAAGCGGCCATCAAACTGCTTAAACTTCTTCTCGAACAGCACAAATAG
- a CDS encoding methylmalonyl-CoA mutase family protein: protein MNDTESLFSGFPAIDHAQWKSKVLDELKGAGYSKVVWKTPDGFEMEPWYNRHTAAPASAVQFRRSTNRWRICQQIAVTRLLDDPALLGDAVSGGADAIELRFEKAPEKAEVKRLLDVLKNIDLSQIAFYFSGLIDEPTPLLEALTTLPGFTSNSGALLFDALANPDADLPLPSAEKTGSEFRTIAVDTVRFHHDGATVAQELAFALAGLSDCLDRMTDAGVDTTKAASAIEIVVACGTSHLPELAKLRALRAIWPQLLGAWGVPAETMPEPRLFVRASSRSFSVLDPYTNILRLSTEALSAILGGCDTLQVTPFDPTGSLSPEFSDRIARNIQLLFREESTLDHVVDPAAGSYYIETLTSKLGREAWRIFVKIQAEGGLREAEANGFISSLITSSAEVRQKEIDTRRRTLVGINRYTVPPSPEVVTAVQQRLGVTAINSYEELRMRIIAHAAAGGSTPRAALWLHGEPAKSQRVAAFAEDFLRSGGFEVLPPVTLDATPGSCEAILSGKPQIVVLCWADEESFVAIPEACAAIHEADRECVVIMAAKPPAQADELLQAGLDRFIYTGCDAFADLLALQKKTGVL, encoded by the coding sequence ATGAACGATACTGAATCGCTGTTTTCCGGATTTCCTGCCATCGATCACGCGCAGTGGAAGTCCAAAGTGCTCGATGAACTGAAGGGCGCAGGCTACTCGAAAGTTGTCTGGAAGACGCCTGACGGCTTCGAGATGGAGCCCTGGTATAACCGCCACACCGCCGCGCCCGCGTCTGCAGTGCAGTTCAGGCGTTCGACGAACCGCTGGCGCATCTGCCAGCAGATTGCTGTTACGAGGCTTCTTGACGATCCGGCGCTGCTCGGCGACGCAGTGTCCGGAGGCGCGGATGCCATCGAACTGCGATTCGAGAAGGCGCCGGAAAAAGCCGAAGTAAAACGGTTGCTCGATGTGTTGAAGAACATCGATCTGTCGCAAATAGCATTCTACTTTTCGGGACTCATCGATGAGCCGACTCCTCTGCTCGAAGCGCTCACGACGCTGCCAGGCTTCACCTCGAACTCCGGTGCGCTTCTCTTCGACGCGCTCGCGAATCCTGATGCCGACCTGCCGCTGCCGTCGGCGGAGAAAACAGGATCGGAATTCCGCACCATCGCCGTCGATACCGTGCGCTTCCACCATGACGGCGCGACCGTCGCCCAGGAGCTGGCGTTCGCTCTCGCCGGCCTCAGCGACTGCCTCGACCGCATGACCGATGCGGGCGTCGATACCACCAAGGCCGCTTCCGCCATCGAAATCGTCGTTGCCTGCGGGACCAGCCACCTGCCGGAGCTGGCAAAGCTGCGGGCGCTCCGCGCCATCTGGCCGCAACTGCTCGGGGCATGGGGCGTTCCAGCGGAAACGATGCCCGAACCGCGCCTGTTCGTGCGCGCGTCAAGCCGCTCTTTTTCGGTGCTCGACCCCTACACGAACATTCTGCGCCTCTCGACCGAAGCGCTTTCAGCCATTCTCGGCGGTTGCGACACCCTGCAAGTAACGCCATTCGACCCGACCGGATCGCTCTCACCGGAGTTTTCAGACCGCATCGCACGCAACATCCAGCTGCTGTTCAGAGAGGAGTCAACCCTCGATCACGTCGTTGATCCGGCCGCCGGTTCGTACTATATCGAGACCTTGACCTCAAAGCTCGGACGTGAAGCGTGGAGGATTTTTGTAAAAATCCAAGCCGAAGGCGGACTCCGAGAGGCCGAAGCCAACGGATTCATCAGTTCGCTCATCACCTCGTCGGCTGAAGTGCGCCAGAAAGAGATCGACACCCGTCGCCGAACATTGGTCGGCATCAACCGCTACACCGTGCCACCATCGCCCGAAGTGGTGACGGCTGTTCAGCAACGCCTTGGCGTAACCGCAATCAACAGCTACGAAGAGCTCCGGATGCGCATAATCGCCCACGCCGCCGCCGGAGGCTCGACGCCACGAGCCGCCTTGTGGCTGCATGGCGAACCCGCAAAAAGCCAGCGCGTGGCCGCCTTCGCCGAGGATTTCCTGCGGAGCGGCGGCTTCGAGGTGCTGCCTCCTGTGACGCTCGATGCCACCCCCGGAAGCTGCGAAGCGATTCTTTCGGGCAAGCCACAGATCGTCGTGCTCTGCTGGGCGGATGAAGAAAGTTTCGTCGCCATACCGGAAGCCTGCGCAGCGATTCACGAAGCTGACCGCGAATGCGTCGTCATCATGGCCGCTAAACCTCCGGCTCAGGCCGACGAACTTTTGCAGGCGGGACTCGATCGCTTCATCTACACCGGCTGCGACGCCTTCGCCGACCTGCTTGCGCTGCAAAAGAAAACAGGAGTGCTATGA
- the rsmA gene encoding 16S rRNA (adenine(1518)-N(6)/adenine(1519)-N(6))-dimethyltransferase RsmA, whose protein sequence is MTKVEYKHTHIAAKKKLGQNFLLDKNIPRKIVRESGIKEGDLVLEIGPGFGALSTAILEVMPSFTAIEKDPELARFIREEHPEINLIEGDFLKVPLEPLTGSGKLAVLGNIPYSITSPILFRLLDNRHLIESATLMMQHEVAQRITAVPGTKEYGILAVQMQAFCDVKYLFKVGRAVFKPRPEVDSAVIRLVPKAQNPVEDSEGFRTFVRRAFHQRRKTLWNNLKEYYNTSEVPAETLKLRAEALTVEGLIELFEKLTPIDHALNDPETRNGIE, encoded by the coding sequence ATGACGAAAGTTGAATATAAGCATACGCATATAGCGGCAAAAAAAAAATTGGGCCAAAACTTCCTGCTGGACAAGAACATCCCGAGGAAGATTGTCCGCGAATCGGGCATTAAGGAGGGCGACCTCGTACTTGAGATTGGCCCTGGCTTCGGCGCACTCAGCACCGCGATCCTCGAAGTGATGCCGTCATTCACCGCCATCGAAAAAGACCCGGAGTTGGCGCGATTCATCCGCGAGGAGCACCCGGAGATCAATCTCATCGAGGGCGACTTCCTCAAGGTGCCGCTCGAACCACTCACGGGCAGTGGCAAACTTGCTGTGCTCGGCAACATTCCCTACTCCATCACCAGCCCGATTCTGTTCCGGCTGCTCGACAACCGGCATTTGATCGAATCGGCCACGCTGATGATGCAGCACGAAGTGGCCCAGCGCATCACCGCCGTGCCCGGTACGAAGGAGTACGGTATCCTCGCCGTGCAGATGCAGGCATTCTGTGATGTCAAGTATCTCTTCAAGGTAGGAAGGGCTGTCTTCAAACCCCGCCCGGAGGTGGACAGCGCGGTCATCCGCCTGGTGCCGAAAGCTCAGAACCCGGTCGAAGACAGCGAAGGGTTCAGAACCTTCGTCCGCCGCGCGTTCCATCAACGCAGGAAAACGCTCTGGAACAACCTGAAGGAGTATTACAACACCTCGGAAGTTCCGGCAGAGACACTGAAGTTGCGAGCGGAGGCGCTGACGGTGGAAGGGCTGATAGAACTCTTCGAGAAGCTCACGCCCATCGACCATGCGCTGAATGATCCGGAAACTCGCAATGGCATTGAGTAA